CATCTTGACTGCAAAATGTCCAAGTAACCTCAAAATGTAAAAATTAGTACCACAATAAAGAATGACATGTAATCCATAATTGCAAGTAATGTGTCAACAATCACAGTTGTCAAGTCCTAAAAGGCGTGTTCTTTATTTTTACGACATGAAAAATATATAGATTCATTCACAACCAGTAGGGTAGCCGAAATCAAAATCCATATCTTATATTCTTAGATATCAAAATCCTGACCACATAATTGTCTGGGACTAGATGACACTTGGGCAGACTATCTATATAAGTCTCTTTTATTTCAAATAGAGATAAAGTGCAAAACACGTGAAACTGATAAATGGAGCAATCTGATTAAGTGCTATATAGAGATAAAGTATTGACGTGTACGTTGGGGAAACTAGGAACACTTTGTAGGGATGCACTGGAGGTGGAGGCAGCGGGAGGGAGGTCGTTGGAGGGGACTGCTGGAGGTCGTTGCGGGGGCTGGAGGCCGCGAAGGTCGCTTGAGGTCGCAGGAGGGAGGTCGTCGCGACGCTGGAGGCCGCTGGAGGTCATCGCGATCGAGGTCGGCGCTCGAGGTCGCGGGAGGGAGGCAACGAGGCTATGGCTTCGGCGTTGGAGGGAGGCGACGGGGCTAGAGCTTCGGCgctggagggagggagggaggcgaCAGGGCTAGGGCTTCGACGCTGGAGGGAGGCAACGGggctagggcttcggcgctgGAGGTCGAGAGCGGCACTTTTCGCGTTGAGTGACGCTGGAGGGCGAGAGAGAGGTTAGGGCTTTTTCGAGTTGGTGCGTGCACGTGTTTTACACGTGAGGGAGATTTTATATTACTAGTGTGGTCCAGGGGCGGACCAGGGAAACGCTGTCCAgaagatccctccccgtcacaaCGAGGCTGCTAACTCGCAGCGGCTGAGGGGAGGCACGAGGTCACGATGATGCCACTAGCCGGTGTGGCCTCTCGGTGAACTCGCGATGGCTGAGAAGAGGCTGTAAGTTCACGACGAATAAACATGGCATTAAAGTTAAGGGgggtaaataaataaatttaataaatcccTTAAAATAAATGAATAAGTTTGAATATATATGTAATATGAATTTAATTtgttaacgttcatgaacaatatttgtGAATAATGTTTACGaatcatgttcattaataaattattatcaatgtattaaatataaaattttaaattgaacatacaaatttgaattaaaatttcaacaatcaaataagtttaaatcaAACTAAGTTTGAACCAGACTCAAGTTcataaaaataaatcaagtcaaatttcaacagttattttaataatttgatttattttaggcTCAACTTAATTTATcccgattatcttatcaaataaattttatgGCCCTGATTAAAATGATCAATTTGTGAGTTATGAGGTATTAACCCCAAATATCGCGTGGCCCAACAAGGTTACTACATGTAAGTTCGGCCCACTGACAGAAACGTTCCCATTATTAACCCAAATATTGTGCGGGCCAACAAGGTTATTCCATGTAAGTTCGGCCCATTTATTATTTTGCCCACTAACACAGAAACGGCCCTTCGCATTCGTGGTTCCCATTCTCAACGCATTCTGCTTGCcgtgctctctctctctccaacAGCGAGTTCGCTTTCCCGCCACAATGGAGAGTTCCCTCGCGGCCCCTGCCATCGCTTATAGGCACAGCTGATCAACCAACGCGCCAAACCCCTCCTTTGACTGGAAGCCGCAGCTCTCGTTTTGCCCACAGGCTCCTCGTTTCTTCGCCCGCTAGAACGATGGCAGCAGAGGCTTCTCCCGGCGCCAACAAGCTGCCCGAACTcaaattaggttttttttttcattcttttcatTTCCTGCGTGGTCTTGATTCCTGTCCTCGTTTCTGTTACGCCTTTTATTGTCTTGTGGTTTAATTATTGTGCTGCAGATGCTAGGCAGGCACAGGGATTCATCTCGTTCTTCAAAACCCTCCCCAAAGTAAGTTCTTCCTTTTGTCGCCCCGTTGTGATTCATCTGTATTTTCTCTTACATAGCCATTAACTTGATAAACTTGGATTGTGCGTGTTCTGATAGGATCCTAGAGCTGTGCGCTTTTTCGATCGCCGGGTGAGTTCATTTGCCTCTTCACAGGATACATGTCTTTAATTACTTCTCCCTATTCTGGCACTACTTGTTGTTCTATTCTTTAAGATCCTGATCTCCATCCTCTATTTGTTTGTTCTCTGGGATCTTCTGTTAGCTCTCTGAACCTAGTGCTTCGTGAGgtgttttcttgtattttttttttcactcaaCATCATGCTCTGAAAAGATAATGATCTATTCGAGTTATAGTTAATACATTTGGACCCTGAACCccaagtgagggagattcgaacACCATAGACTTGCAAGATAATTCCATTTCTTGGAATAGGATCATTATTCATTTTGTTCATCAGTGATTCCCTGAAGTATGTGAATGAAGAGTTGCGGATTTTGGCACCttagaattttataaatttttctcatACAACATCCAAGAGTCAAGGAAACTTGATGCCCGTGTTAACCTGATAAAATTGTAaccaaatatttaaaataaatagcaCTTAGGTGGTTTTTGCTTGGTTAAACACTAGTTTTATAACTATTGAAACTTCCAAAAGAGCTTGCCAACATTAATGTGTGGATTATGTTGCATGAAATGAATTGCTTTTTTGCTTTGATGGCTATGTTCGAGGTATATATATTTGTAATATGTAATAAAAAAACATGCACAAATCCTTAGGCTGTGAGGCTTGCCACACTATAAAGTGTCCTCCACTGCTCTAAGAGTTTTGTGTAGATTTAAGGTAATTGCTAAATCTAGCCTAAACTTTACATTTTGTAACAAAGGTAGCCTGAAATTTCAGAAACATGTAATTGAGCTTGAACAAGGTTATAACAAATATAACCAACTGTTGTATTTCAATTGCAAATTTTGAGTTTGCTTCTGTACTTGCTTCATGTTTATAAATTAGTCTAGTTAGCATCTTAACTATATGTGCTAAATTGAACCTAACAAACCCAAGTTAAGTGTAGGTCAAACTCCATCAAACCTAATGACATGAATAAACTAACAAATATAGTTAGATGTGAAATGCATGTTAACTAAGTAAATTTGAATGGCTTAATGGATGGGTATATTTGTCACTTAATATGTTACCACATTTTAAGTTTAGGTTATAATAGTCCTGGTCAGTTGCATAACCTAACACAGACTATTAATTTTCTGACAGACCTAGCTCAAGGTTTCAAAAAACCTTGAACTTGGATAAACATTTCCTTATCATTATGATTTGTCTGTAAGCTATGTGTAATCTTCAAGTTCTACTTTACCAGGACTATTATACAGTTCATGGTGAGAATGCTACTTTTGTTGCAAGGTCATATTACCACACAACCACTGCTTTGCGACAATTAGGCAGTGGCTCAGATGGAATTTCCAGTGTGAGTGTCAGTAAAAGCATGTTTGAGTCTATAGCTCGTGATCTTTTACTGGAGAGGACAGATCACACATTAGAGCTATATGAAGGAAGTGGTTCAAATTGGAAATTGGCAAAAACAGGAACACCTGGCAATATTAATAgttttgaagatatcttgtttgcCAATAATGACATGCAGGATTCCCCCGTGACAGTTGCATTGTTTCCTGTTTTCCGTGAGAACCAGTGTACTGTGGGACTAAGTTTTGTAGATATGACCAAACGGAAGCTTGGTGCAGCAGAGTTCCTTGATGATAATCAGTTCACAAATACTGAATCAGTTTTGGTAGCTCTTGGTTGTAGGGAATGTCTTATACCTGCAGAATGCGGAATATCAATAGAATTCAAAGCTCTTAATGTAGCTTTATCCAAATGTAATGTTCTTCTGAGTGAAAGAAAGAAATCTGAGTTCAAGTCAAGGGATTTGATGCAGGATCTCAGTAGGATCATCAGAGGGCCTACTGAACCTGTTAGAGATTTGCTTTCAGATTTTGAATATGCATTGAGTTCCCTAGGTGCATTGATATCTTATATGGAATTGCTTGCTGATGATAACAATTATGGGAATTTTACCATTGAAAAATACAACTTAGATAACTGTATGAGGTTGGATTCTGCAGCAATGAGAGCACTGAATGTCCTTGAAAGCAAAAcggattttaataaaaacttcagTTTGTTTGGTCTAATGAATAGAACGTGCACTGCTGGCATGGGCAAAAGGTTGCTTAATAGGTGGCTGAAACAACCTTTGTTAGATGTCGATGAAATCATTTGTAGGTTAGACTTGGTTCAGGCATTTGCAGAGGACGCAGAGCTTTGTCAAGGATTGAGACAACATCTGAAGAGAATTTCTGATATCGAGAGGTTGACCCAGGCACTGAGGAAGAAGAGATCTAATTTGCAACCAGTCATAAAATTGTATCAGGTAAATCTTTAGTTTCTTTTGGAactatctctctttttttttaaatgactcaGAACATTGATTCTACTGttttatttttacttcttttatgTCTAATTATATAATAATCTCTTTTAACACATTATCTTCCATGAATAGTCAAGCATTAGGGTACCTTACATAAGAGATGTACTTGAGCATTACGAAGGTCAATTTTCCTCACTGTTAAGGAAAAAGTATTCCGAGCCCCTAAACTTCTGGATGGGTGAGGATAAACTAAATAAGTTCATCGCTCTTGTTGAAATATCTATTGATCTTGATCAACTTGAGAATGGAGAATACATGATCTCACCTGGGTATGATGAAAGCTTAGCTGTGCTAAGGAACCAACTCGACGAAGCGGAGCAACAAATAAACAATTTGCATAAGCAAACAGCAAATGATCTTGAACTTTCTGTTGATAAGTCACTGAAATTGGAGAAGGGAACACAATTTGGACATGCATTTAGGATcacaaagaaagaagaacaaaaggTGAGAAAGAAACTTAATAATGCTTACATTGTTCTGGAAACTCGGAAGGATGGTATAAAGTTCACAAATTCGAAGTTAAAAAAGTTGGGAAATCAGTACCAAGAGATACTGAATGATTACACAAATTGTCAGAAAGGTCTTGTGGCTAGAGTAGTTGATGTTTCTGCTTCCTTTTCTGAGGTACTCAAGCTGACACTTCAAATCTCATTTCAAATAAATTGCGTCCAGTTTTTATTTATTGTGTTCTGTTCCATAGATATTTGAGGCTGTTGCCGGGATTCTATCTGAGATGGATGTTCTTCTGAGCTTTGCTAATTTGGCAACCAGTTGTCCTGTTCCATATGTGAGACCAGATATCACACCCTCGGTGAGAATCCTGCAATAGTTTTGTCTATTTCTTACAaacatgtgttttgatgaactttttGTCTACTTGCAGGATCAAGGGGATATCATACTAGAAGGTTGCAGACATCCTTGTGTGGAATCTCAGGATGGTGTTAATTTCATACCTAATGATTGTAAACTAGTATGTACACTGTTAAGTTGCAAAATTCTTCGAGCATTTTATCACAAGTATTTTCTTTTGACTGTAGTTTCTTTGCTTGCTTGTTCTAGGTCCGTGGAAAGAGTTGGTTTCAGATCATAACAGGGCCAAATATGGGCGGGAAATCAACTTTTATCCGACAGGTAAGTGAACTGTGGATGCTATAAATCATGTTATTCTCGACTTGTTCACCTTATGCAAAGTCAATATTCCACTAGATATATACCCACCCAAAATTATCATTTTGGGGACAATTTTGCATTCTATGAACGacatcaatattatttttttgttaGTACCTTTCTTAGGGTTGCAGCAGTAAAAAATAAGTTGTCACTCCAGCTtgtttaatctcaaaattttgtGAAATTGTTGTGACTTGTGAAATTTGTATATAGCATACAGACACTCATAATTAGTGATTTAAAATGGGTCATACTATGCAACCTGACTGATCTAGCCTATGCCGTGCATGCCAATGGAACACAATATGAAATAGATGCATTGACCATGATTAACCATCATTATCTATCTTTAATCAGATGTTCCCTTCTTATAATATATATTCATAAGCTATCTATGTAACATTTGGTGGGCAATAGCACTGATAAGTCAGATACTTCATCTATCTGATATGTGTTGACATAAACCTGCGGGGATTATATATTAAATGGATATTACTATTAAATTTCCATTCCGATTCTTCTACTTTGACATTCACAAGTATAAAATTGCCCTTTAACTATGGAGACGGATAGAATTATTAGAAACTACCAAGTGCAAGGCATTCCTAGTCTTATTCCTAATTTTCTATGTCTATAATTGATGGATTGTAATTCTGTTTGATAATAATATGATACCAAGTTTTCTACTAGGTATCGGAGTCCATCCCACCATTGCATCTGATCTTGCTGCCTTTTCTCTCACCAGCCCATGGTTCTGCCATCGAGATGAGAAGAGACTCTTTTTTCCTTGATATACCCATTGACGACAGATGAGGAAGTCATTGACACCATAGTTGTAGCTTCATGATCATAAATTTGTATTATCAGTTTCTCTTGTTTCAGCAAAAATCAACTTTAAGTTGTGATACTAATTCTGTGCGCAAAGATATGAAGCTTTTTGTCTTTACTGTGCATTGTCTTGTGGTACATCTGGTGTTTCATTATCTACCTTATTAATCCTCAGGTTGGTGTGAATGTGCTGATGGCGCAAGTTGGTTGCTTTGTTCCTTGTGAGAGAGCAACCATTAGCATAAGAGATTGTATATTTGCTCGTGTCGGAGCCGGTGATTGCCAGGTGTGTTTACAATAGAGGAAAATTATTTTCAGCTTCATATTTATCTTCAGAAAACATAAATTACACAGAATATATCAggataaatgcatagaaattttgaAGATTCAGAACTGTGGATTAACTCCATATTTTTGTTAGTTGATCCATAAGGACATAAGTAGCTAGTTCTAGATGGAGCAAGATCTATCAGTGAAAAATATCAGTCAGTCATGTAGAACCAAgtaatctaacaaaagtaaacaaTGCATTTGATCTTTTGGTGTATCAGGACTTTGACTTGCATTCCTTAagtaatctttcctttttttattcATTAAATATGCTTTGCGTTCATCATTCAGTTAAGTCTTATACTGTATAGAAAGGCATACTTTACAT
This region of Zingiber officinale cultivar Zhangliang chromosome 9A, Zo_v1.1, whole genome shotgun sequence genomic DNA includes:
- the LOC122020020 gene encoding DNA mismatch repair protein MSH2-like isoform X1, which translates into the protein MAAEASPGANKLPELKLDARQAQGFISFFKTLPKDPRAVRFFDRRDYYTVHGENATFVARSYYHTTTALRQLGSGSDGISSVSVSKSMFESIARDLLLERTDHTLELYEGSGSNWKLAKTGTPGNINSFEDILFANNDMQDSPVTVALFPVFRENQCTVGLSFVDMTKRKLGAAEFLDDNQFTNTESVLVALGCRECLIPAECGISIEFKALNVALSKCNVLLSERKKSEFKSRDLMQDLSRIIRGPTEPVRDLLSDFEYALSSLGALISYMELLADDNNYGNFTIEKYNLDNCMRLDSAAMRALNVLESKTDFNKNFSLFGLMNRTCTAGMGKRLLNRWLKQPLLDVDEIICRLDLVQAFAEDAELCQGLRQHLKRISDIERLTQALRKKRSNLQPVIKLYQSSIRVPYIRDVLEHYEGQFSSLLRKKYSEPLNFWMGEDKLNKFIALVEISIDLDQLENGEYMISPGYDESLAVLRNQLDEAEQQINNLHKQTANDLELSVDKSLKLEKGTQFGHAFRITKKEEQKVRKKLNNAYIVLETRKDGIKFTNSKLKKLGNQYQEILNDYTNCQKGLVARVVDVSASFSEIFEAVAGILSEMDVLLSFANLATSCPVPYVRPDITPSDQGDIILEGCRHPCVESQDGVNFIPNDCKLVRGKSWFQIITGPNMGGKSTFIRQVGVNVLMAQVGCFVPCERATISIRDCIFARVGAGDCQLRGVSTFMQEMLETASILNGASEKSLIIIDELGRGTSTYDGFGLAWAICEHLVEVTRAPTLFATHFHELTTLALVDTQECSSLATVGVANYHVGAHIDSSSRKLTMLYKLQPGACDQSFGIHVAELANFPEDVVSLARRKADELEDFSQGSKDSDGSEKQVGCKRKRLCTPEDITKGAARAHRFLEEFAALPLDQMDMKQSMEHVNKLRTELENDASNFPWLQQFF
- the LOC122020020 gene encoding DNA mismatch repair protein MSH2-like isoform X2, translating into MLGRHRDSSRSSKPSPKILELCAFSIAGSYYHTTTALRQLGSGSDGISSVSVSKSMFESIARDLLLERTDHTLELYEGSGSNWKLAKTGTPGNINSFEDILFANNDMQDSPVTVALFPVFRENQCTVGLSFVDMTKRKLGAAEFLDDNQFTNTESVLVALGCRECLIPAECGISIEFKALNVALSKCNVLLSERKKSEFKSRDLMQDLSRIIRGPTEPVRDLLSDFEYALSSLGALISYMELLADDNNYGNFTIEKYNLDNCMRLDSAAMRALNVLESKTDFNKNFSLFGLMNRTCTAGMGKRLLNRWLKQPLLDVDEIICRLDLVQAFAEDAELCQGLRQHLKRISDIERLTQALRKKRSNLQPVIKLYQSSIRVPYIRDVLEHYEGQFSSLLRKKYSEPLNFWMGEDKLNKFIALVEISIDLDQLENGEYMISPGYDESLAVLRNQLDEAEQQINNLHKQTANDLELSVDKSLKLEKGTQFGHAFRITKKEEQKVRKKLNNAYIVLETRKDGIKFTNSKLKKLGNQYQEILNDYTNCQKGLVARVVDVSASFSEIFEAVAGILSEMDVLLSFANLATSCPVPYVRPDITPSDQGDIILEGCRHPCVESQDGVNFIPNDCKLVRGKSWFQIITGPNMGGKSTFIRQVGVNVLMAQVGCFVPCERATISIRDCIFARVGAGDCQLRGVSTFMQEMLETASILNGASEKSLIIIDELGRGTSTYDGFGLAWAICEHLVEVTRAPTLFATHFHELTTLALVDTQECSSLATVGVANYHVGAHIDSSSRKLTMLYKLQPGACDQSFGIHVAELANFPEDVVSLARRKADELEDFSQGSKDSDGSEKQVGCKRKRLCTPEDITKGAARAHRFLEEFAALPLDQMDMKQSMEHVNKLRTELENDASNFPWLQQFF